TCAGGTAGTTGTAGACAGATGGAAAATCTTTCAattttttcttcaactctttCTCGTTTGAGTTAAAGTCGTCAACAGTCCGAGATTCATAGACCCCTTTCCACCAGACCTTAAGCCTTTCAATGGAAACATCTTCCAGCCACAATGTCGGTTCGCAGTGTTTGGTTATGTTTTGCCATATGTGGAACCTACACAACAATTGTTTCGCTTCAggcataacaaccttcaatGCTCTCATCAGGACCAACTCTCTGTCAGTTAGAACGACACGAACGGCAAAGCCTTCAACAAGGGTGGACTTCAGAGATTGTAACACCCATCGATAATTAGCCTCCTGCTCGTTTACGATAAAAGCATATGCTAAACTGAAGGTCCTGCCCATTGAAGTCACACCGACAATCTCAACAAGCGGCATGTTGTACACGTTGGTTTTATACGTGGAGTCAATTTCAATAACCTAGGGAAAAGcgcgccatagggtcattgatgttggatgcaTGAAAAAAAGGTTCTCCAACTGTCCATTTTTACTATTTGTAGTGAACTGGTAAAAATAGTTCTTATCCTGCAGCAATGAGAACATAACCTGCGAAAAGTAAACAACAAATAGTAAATAAGTCACttccaacaacgtagtacaTAATCACTAATATGatgtttgtacctgcattggagtacgTCCAGCTTGGCACGACCTTCGTTTTGATTTCAGAAAGTTGGTAATGTCTCCTCTTTGAGTCAGGTTTCCCGGAAATTCATgtttgaggtttaccaggatctgaCGTAGGTACAAACCGTGATCCGATTGGTttcccacatattccttttcttcttcCGTCATCTGTCTCGCGTATGCATTTCCATGCAGATCGGcagttggatcatgattgtgtctcAAGTCCTTGACAGTTaccctccaaccaccatcacgcccGGGGCGACCTTCCAAAGTAAAGGGACAGTCTATTTTATTGGACCGTTTTGGTGGCCCAACTAACCTCTTATCGCGTGgtccaccgtggtgacatattAGTGTAATTTTATTAACCACCTTTACCGAGTTTTTGTTCGTTCGCCGTAtgactagaacataacccaactCCATTGCTGATCTTTGAGCCCATTCTGTCAAGTCTTCAACGGAATCGAACACCTCATCGGTTTGTAAGTCTCCAGCTTCGCAGTCAAAATCACCGTCCGCATCAGGTAtctcaaacacattatccggcacttcaatacgtacgttttctgggtctgcccaaatatcctcaaaactatccatctgaaTAAATTCAGTAAACATTTGGTTCAGTAACTATTGACGGTATCCATACTAAATACATAACTTACACATaggtataatatctatatctatatctatatatatatatatatatatgtttacgtaAGAAATATACCTGTGCGAAATATAAATGTCAGCAGGTTTGAAAACGAATTTGCAAAAGATATGAATATTGGTCTGCAGCTTTGAATACGATTTTGCGAAATGGAAAGAATTTGAGTGTTTTTGATAACGAAagaaagattatatatatacctaaactACAAATATCTAATTGGACTGTATGGTTCAGAATTTTTCCATGTCggactattagcggcgacgtcgccgctaatagtgggaccATGGACAAGCGGCACGGTTGTCGGACACATCATGTATTTCAGTGGTCACGTCATACTTATTTGCGGCGACATCGCCGCTAATACTCATACGTGGCGAGTCGAAAACGTGCTTTGTCAGTCAAACGTACAGGGTTGTCCGGGGACCCACTATTAACGACGACGTCGCCACTAATACCCTGGTGGGGTTGACCTTCTTCCTGGTGGTGTTACCATGTGccataaatatttacaaacttaTTTGTTAGATGTATaccaattaaaaaatatttttgttccCGTTCATGTTTCTCTTTCCCAGTTTCCCTGTTTTATTGATGACAcataaatttgttatttttgattGTAATTAATTTGTCTAACATCTCtcatttatattttgttttatggaTAAAAATATAATCTAAGAGTAACTCTAacgataattaatgtaaagtaaacttatttcataaaaatcgtATATAAACTTTGTAATTTTATAACCTAACCTTTTTTAAGAGGAAACTTGTTTAAactttgtttattaaaaaaatcaataaaggAAAATGAAATATCATTAACCAGCATTTTTGAGGTGAACGCACCAAAATTGTGAGTGTAACTAAGTTATCCTTTATTTCTTtcagaaaaaatttaaaatgtaagCATGTTTTGGCATGTCTTTAAAAAATTTACGCAGACTCCTGAGCTAGATTTAAAAACCCACCTACAACCCGAGAACTCTCTTATGTGTTAGCACTTTATTCGACGCCATTCAAACATTGAAAAGGGACATGCTATAGAAACTTCATTTTACTAGGTACACTCTATAGCATTAATTTTCAGTCAATTTTTTAGTTCATCTATATTCctaatgaaatatttaaataaattttatatcaagtattaacattaaacatatcaaattaattatattcaaacattgcatttaatgcatcaaataaGGTAAATTCTTATTTAAACACtaagtttaatttattattaaaaaaataaaaattattattattattattattattattattattattattattattattattattattattattattgtttgaacttcttgttttactttataaaataattatcgTAGATATTCACGTCACTTATAGATAAATTGGGTACAAACAACGGCTCACTCTCTTGGTTATGTCATTGTTACAAAAGATCTAAAGCAAATACAAGCAATTTTATATACAAAGTTGCACTTAAATGTGATCTTGATAGTAAACACAAAGCTAAGGGAGCGACAAGCATAACTTGTCTCTCAAAAAAATGTGTATAAACAACATGTAGATTTATAAGATCAACTTTGTCAACATGAAAGAATTTTTGTTGATATAAGTGATTAGATATTCTAATGTCATTATATTTGCaattgtttttgaaatatttctcttttatttttgttatttttggactttttataaaaaacataagtttttttttattaataatatcactaacacaactatatataaattatttaaaaaatttagttaagattaaatatatttcttttttgagataaaataaaataaaaagaatatataaattatgtaatgattaagaaagagaaaaaaaataataaatgttataattgaaagttaatgattatgatgaataaaaagatatttaataaggtacttaattaaaataatgatTGTATAGGCGTGTAATTACTATATTGGGGGTATATTTAGACACTCTCATTGAAAAAAGTCActaaaaaacacatttatatttGTTCGGTGGAAGCGTGGAACAAATTTAAGATACGCATGCAGAAGAGTTCATGGGTCCTTAGGTCATAGCCACCCACGACACCATCCTTCCTCTTCCTCACTGtcacatcagtttttctctctcctaaatcACCTCTTCATCACTCACTACCAACCTCACCTCTTCCTCACCTCTTTCTCAActcttcctcaacttttattttattcttattttatatttaacaaaattatataatttaaaaaagaaatcaacttttatattattattagtttgtttttatcaagtactatgtttttttaattttgtgttgtctttgttattgtaatgtgttttgataataaaatgtgtttgattattaaaaaaatacaaattctcTTCTTCagatacataaatatatactacacatatacatatataatatctacaaaacaaataaaatacaaaaaaatggCCCACACCCGCTCCTCTCTCTCTCGTCATCCCCATTCCACCCAACGAACCACCTTCATCAAAGAGCCCCACGAACACCTTGCTGCCAACCCTTTCCTCGTCGACACGGGTGACGAAGTGGCCAACAACAGGCCGTTGGTCCCGGCCTTAATAGGTTTTCAGATGCAACTCAAGACAAAACAATTTTGGTAAACTATATATGCAAAGTCAATATACGGGTCATGCATATATACTAAGGGTGGGGGAGTACCTTACAACTCATCATCACTTTTTCCCACCTTTTCTACTTCTCTCTACTTTTTCCCCATCATCACGGAATATCTTACCACCCTTCCCTACTCTATACGCAcccaaataaaaacaaaagaaacaacaataaaaaagtgACCGGTGATGAACCCGGACACCAACCTCCTCAATTCCCTCACCACCCATCAAGTATCTATAGGGCGGAATGATTCAATCTGATGACCAACCGTTACCAGCTTGGTCCCCGGAGTACACCGTTCACCCCAATACATATTTATAAGTAATCTGTACATCATcagtttttaatatttatatgttttatcttCAAACAACATATAACAAAACTAAGGTCTAATAGATGAAATCATAATAAGAGAATctttaggctatttagttaaaaggattaatcatttccctttctcatatacgagagtaagtacccgtgcgttgcggaagtgaaatggtgggggtgatagctaggtcatagagtgtgatatgtcataaagtgtaataggtcataggagttgatatgtcatagagtatgatagtcaaatgtcttagccgtacgggctccgtcctcggatttaaaaattcatcgaaagtatatcgaatgacatctctaatgaaagaacatgaaactttaagaacacccatataatttttatgatttattgatgtacggtttttgagataaaagattttgaatgaattggaggaataaatgatttatggatgagagaaaaaaaaaatgattggttgaaatttgatgaGAGATAAaaggtattatggttattttaggtaaatatagaatagatagcaGAAGCATTTTGAGGAAGTacttaaaaatcaatattaaaaatttaagttcaatgttgaaaatctagaggctttttactttataatatagatataaatataaatacatacatttacATAAACGCAAGTCTCCTATTTGTGAATGAAACCCCATTCGTTCAGCTTCAATAAACTATCTTTAATGTGACGGTGCTAATTCCAAATGCAATTTAATGCTTGAGTAAATAAATGATGACAATATATACTAAGAGAAATTGTCTTCAACTACATAAAATAGGTTCGTTCAAGTAGAAATAAACATGAATATGTCCTTTTATAAGAAGTAAACTTGAATATGGAGTTCATAGTCAAATAGTTTGTTGTCCCCTGCTCGATAGCAACAAACGCCTAACCGCACATGGCTTGGATTTCTTCTTTGTTGACCATATGTGGACATGTCTTTGCGTTATACGGTTGCCTGAAACACATGACATGACTAATGGGCATATACGAAACCATATATCcacatttctttttatttttatttttaacaacagATGATATTAAATAACTCTAGATATAAACCATCTGGTTGAAAATTAAGATTTAACCCAAAAccaataaatatttacaaaatgaGGAGAGGGTTTCGGCATTTCTATTGTCCAAACAAGCATCTTCTAAGTTGATTTGTGTCACCAATGGCTGACTAATAGACAGTTTAAAGTCACTTAATTTGTATAACACAACATTAATTCTTGCCCCACAGTACGTGACTGCATAACAAACTGCATAACAAACATACATACGCTTATGCATCATATGCGAAACATTATTGTGCcattataatttatatcattCAATTtgtcttttctttcctttttaaacatgaagagtatattatatatattggcaTCTTATGATATTGaaaattggttttaaaaaattatcagGGAATATCAAACAGTCACCTCTCATTGTAGCTTAACCCAAACTATAACAAAGATGAATATTTTTAGGAGCACTTTTATTAGTTTTTCAATTAATGGTAAAGTAAATCCATTGAAAAATATGAAGAATATTAAGCATACACCTCTCATTAACATGATGCTTTATTTTACAAAGCTAGATTCATATTGGTTATCGTACTATCATTACATATTTGCCGATTTCGCCATTAAACCTTGTGGCAAATTGAATTTCTTTTCATAGTTTTAGAGCCACTTTTCACGgggatttttaatttagttttccAGTAATGTATTTTTGCCATTTATCCAGTAGTTTTGAGTAGCTTGTTTTTCAATAGTTTTCTGCATTTATAACAAAGTTTGAAaagttctttttataaaaacatgtttCGAGATTATCAACCGAAAGTatacaaatttcaatttttaatgATCTGAAGCTATATCAAGCAAATTATCAGCGTTCAAACAAATCGAGAAATTACTAGAATTTGTTTCTCATTGTCGCTAACATTTAAATACACTATTAAGAAAAGTATATGAACTTTATCATTATAAAGTGCGTTTATGTTattaagaaacaaaaagtacttttttaaaataaaaggttcATTTGTTTATGTGAAAAGTgataataaatatagattttgtttgtcAATTATGTTAGTTTAAATAATAGCGATATCTAGGTCCCCATGCACAGATAGAGTCCGATCCTTGTTAATCTCATATTCCCATTCAACGGGCCTTTGTGCCTGGTTTAGACGTATTTTGATTTAAGTGAACTTCCACCCTTAGATTTTGAGAGACATTTGTTATTTGGTAATTACTACACTTATGCCCGCACAATGTTGCGACGATAGAggtaatggtggtggtgacggtggtgggaaCGGCAGTGGCCAGTGGGGACGGTGATGGGGCGATGATGGTGGTGAATTTAAAAGtaatatttgatgttaaaagtgatattgtagttattttaagtgtcagaggatctatactgtaaattatctcattaagggtattataggtatgtAGATgaggatgtttaaattagtgaataaaggagaagaatatttttggtttttcaaagataaaaagtttaagcaaaaaaaaatgtttcgttttattagatagtatagatatagggtcaatcaaataagaacactttaaaatgagaacacggtgtcaaacaattaaaaacttcatattaatgtattaaaagtccataaacaaacatagtgtataactaattatcatctttaagtgtttaacaacacagaGAAAATCATctcttttgttttgtgcatccatattggatgcatattcatcaaaatggatgcacaaaacaaaaagaacatgattttttttattttgacggatcaatatattgttaaacacttaaataatgatgattaattatacactatgttagtttttatggacttttaatgcatcaaaatgatgtttttaagtgttcttaccgtgttcttattttaatggTGTTTTCACTGGAGTTTTAGTATATACATAGGAAAATTGTCATGAATTTAGAAGAACCATTAgaactttaaattataacttaatgttaatatgtgaatgattatatatatatatagttgggtattgtaaaataagtattaaagtaaaataaataggacaagatatcttgacccttagataaTGGATAATGGTTAAGTTGATGTACGAatattcacgaagcaattgatgcacgatgatttttataatGCATGGTaattttcagtgaagaaaaaaatttattgttttatttgttttactttaatacttattttagtTTACCTTAGTAAAATTATATTGTTAAACCAAGTGTGAACTAATTAGTAAAGTGTATTATTAGTAAAATTATATGAAGTTTAATATTTGTTTCTTTAATAAAATAGAGAAAAggattacaaaatataatactagtaataactaaaaatgttttttcttttaaggtaaatatatatctatattatctatataaacaaaatacccCCTTCAAAATTTAACATTCTACGTgttaaaatttctaatttacccttttaatatatactcaTATCAATCTAAACTTTATTACTAAAACTCCAAAAATActgttaaaagaaaaaccttatGCGTGTCCATTCTCTTCTCTAAAGTTGCTCATATAGTATACCCAAAAAACACACATTCGGTCATGCGTTACtgaataatcaatcaacataaaaaacgtTCACTTAAAAACAACAAtggcggtttgcactttcagccggactaagaaacacttgagttgaatcatacattcatataataacacggtaccgctACTTAACCAACGTTTTTTTCCTATGTCCTGCCGCATCTCGCAGGTACAAGACTAGTTCTTATAAACGGTCATCTAACATTTTATATCTCGAACTCCATTTGGGTAATCTGATGGTTAAAGGCTACGCTCATCTAACACGGATGGAGCCAAAGTCTACTAATCTCAGGATTcgcaaaaacacacaaaacaacATGCTTCATCTGAAAATCCTCAAACCATTATAAGACTTATACGTCAATCCTTctgttgaaacttgaaagatttgaattttgaaatgaatactccgtattatattgttattgatttattgttaattaatttacaaagtAAAACATGAAACACCAGAAAAGGTTAAACTTTAGGTGGCTAGTCTACGTTACCATATTAATCTTGAAATTACTGTGGGTCCACCTTAGGAGTATAGGACGGTTGTTCGATGCCGCATCCGCGAACGTCGCATGCTAGAATAAAATTTCAACATGTTTAATATAAAATCTATTGacaacgagcatggtacccgcacacaGTAGCGACGATGACATTAGTTGCTATGTGGTGGCGTCAGAGTTAAGTGGTGTTggtaattgatacaaagatatttgatttttaaggataatgaatatcttttaaaagattatggaatggttgtgtaagttagttaattaagggtaaactggtaatttcgcatgttccaaaattgtaaactttttaacatagaagtataatttttatatagtagtatagaagtatatagGTATAGATGAGTTCTTTTTCCTAATGATTTAAAgggagataaaagatttttatttttcttaaaaaatcttaataaacTTATTGTTAAAagtaaaccaaatatttttaatatatcaaccgcttgttattattttaatagtGAGATTGAAATTAAAACTTGTTAATTCATTACGAGGTTTTCCATTATTCTCATATTGagcaaaaaaggaaaagaacttttgaaaaatgttaaacTCAACTTTATGACTGtgtttaacgtgtataaaaaaattgtataattcatatcaaaaacttatattttaattttatggtaaatatacaattatttaatgcaccttaactatAACCTAAAAAAATGTGTTTAGCAAAACTCAAAACCTTTTTAGGCGATGTCTTTTATTGGATTAAATGGTTgagttcaaaacttcaaataaatataaataattatatacttatatgtattGAGAATGTTATaacacatttgtttttttttttattgagttaAATGTGTTACGTTGTAACCCTGAAAAAACATAATATCTAATAATGTATAATTACAAGGATTTATTAAACcttttatattaacttttgtTGTTTAGTTTCATGTATAATATAGAGATAAAATAACATTCAAATATATTTGAGTGTTAATCATCAAATAAATGTGCAAATTTAAGAGTTATTTGAGATCATAAACTTCACATTAAGTGGTACAATTAAGtgtttatctttaataaatgtGCAAAATTGAGAATTACATTGAAATCATAAAGTTCATATAAATAATTCAAACTCCCATAACAGAATAACTCGTTTTCTCttatcttaaaatttcatatctAGGCAGATAGACGAAATCGCTACATCGTACTAGAAATATAACACTAGATAGATACCCGTATAATGAAGAGTCAAAGGTAAAGTGGCGGTGGCGGTTGATTCTGATAGTGACATGATCAGCGTTCATTTTGTGATAATTTCCCCATCATTAGGTCGCATTTtaatgtctaaatgagttaatatctGTGAATTGTTGATACTTAATGGATTCTATACAAAGGTGAACTGTTTGCATCATTACTGAAGGCCCAAGCGCCGCTGGAGGCCCAACCCTAGCGCTACTGGGCGGACCAGGTCCAGCGCCGACTTATTGCCTTTAAATAGAACAATAAGCCCTTAAATcctaagagagagagaaagagagcaGATTTCAGCCACCAAGTCAACACCCAAGAACCCTAAGTCGAGTTTTTCAAATTTACAGAAGGATTTGGAGTTTCTAACACCTCttgatcttcatcttcaacctatatatattatctttctttactttctagttagtaaacaatgtctttcatctttttagactttgttattcttttaataatgtCTGGCTAATAggttgaatacttgtttggattgaTGTGCTCATATAgacttttatttatcttattttatctGTTAGATCTGTTGGATTGTGATTACTATTTGCCGTAAATCCATGGTTAATGCgttattcatattattattggtTCTATATCTGAatgtattagtttaattctgatgatcaGTCATAAACTTAGGATGAAAACTAATCGGTCTTTAATTAGTTGTAAAAGGTGATTCAGTTCTAACGGACGAATATAGAACCATAGTAATTAGAACAagttgaacatgaagcttaacaatgtcagacccAATATAGTGACATGGAAACGTGCATTATGGTCACCAGAGAAAAttattatctggtcatggcttaagagccatGTATAGCTAAAGATGAATCAATAACACAAACTTAGGTAATAAAGCTTAAACAATGTATCTAACAAGAATCTGTTTAAagagtagtgtgagtctagccaCAACACTACCTACATAAGTGAAGTGAATCTAGggagaatctgaaccgtgaatAAGTTTTCCAACAAACTAGCAATTAATAGGATAATAATTTTCATATGCATGTGATCGGAAATACCAAACAAGTATCTGTTTTTTAATTACTATTTATGCTTTTCAATTTTAGTTATTAGGCTAAAAGAGGTTTCTCGCTAGACGACGCGGTTGCGACcttctatttacttttatttgttttcggTAGTTTAAATAAGAAATCGTGACAACCCACAACCATTAGAATTACACATTTTATTAGACTAGGTAATGCAAGCGTCTATGCGAATGGTCCTCTGCTACTCACTTATTATACTACACTTGACCGGGTTCTCTACGCGTAATTATGTGTTTAGTTTTAGGTATTTActtgtataacatttttataaatttaaaaccaatgatatttttttatattaaaaatcattttttgtttttcttggggggggggggggggggtggagtgtctataattgatataaaagaacatagatatgtatttttaaaagagACATTGGTCGTTTCGTATATCTAAATTTTACAACTTTCAAAATTGAATAATTTTTAAGAAGTAAATATTGATGAATGAAATATTTGAATCAGGAAAGATAGTTGATCATTTTTAGTTGTCAATGACCACTCATTTAATTTCCTTAAAGCTTATAATAAGCACACTCACGTTGTTTTTAACGTTGAAtattaagttttaattttataaaataaaaaaagaatgagagaaatacttatgtttttttatttttgagtttttttattaaaagaaaggaaagtaatggaaagaaaaagtaaagAGTTTTGGACCTAAAAACTTTCTCTTCATATTTGGTAAGATTTGGTAGGATAAGttgtaaatttatcaatatacccttcaaaactttatatgaattataataACTATgaggctataaatgtaaaattacatatttttatcattCTCTTTTAACTCAATAATGCATTTAAATCCTTTtattccctttcttttcttttaaatgataaaactcaagaatgcattttataaatatatttttttatcctttcttctcctatccaatcttctcctttcttttcttttaaaaaaaactcgagaatacagtgttagggaaaatgatccgtactggcTTACTGcggactttacctaagcttaggtactgtcactttaaaaaaagttacaaattaaacctttgaatttgataaacatacatagtccCTCCTGAATTTACATAACCTcctcctgaattttacataatccctcactgctttacctaagataagtactgcatgttttacataaccttttccattttcttatgCATAACTATAACAATGACTAGTAATTAATTCATactcattaatatttatttaacaatattagtattagtatagcGTAATATAAGATCCATTTCCAACCAATCAAGGTTTTTGGGATCTCTGTCAAACAGTTTTGTAGAGTCGCTAGATTTATAAGAAAATTTATTTTACGTAACTAAGAGGTTTATGGGattcatttaaaaaaacataacatccatttgtcataataatattataaatacaaACAATTTAATAAGAAAGACTTATGAAGCAAAAATGAAATTTCATTTACAAAGAAAGTATTCACAAgtaaaaaaaggtaatatttTCTAAGAGAATACTTTTATTTATCTCAGCTACGGgtaaacaaaaaccaaaccggaAATCAAAAATAATCGAACCGAAAAAtccgaaaatctaacaaaaccAATTAGTTtggtttaaatttttataaaactaaacggatcggttcggatttcggtttcatatgcaaAAACCGATCGTTATTTTATCGAACCAAAAGTCTTGattataatatttatctatatattcaaTGACCTTAATGATTGAGCAAATGCTAGTATGCTACTGTTTAAAcgaaaataattataatttttttttcttgtgacGTTGAAATGAGACTTGCAAAACGAAAAGGTTAGAACTgtaaaacttaaataaatataagggTTAAGATTATAGAAACTATAAAAGctttcatcttcttcgtgaCACTGAAATGTTCCAATCCTGCAATTCCATATTATCTTCATTGGAGTATACATATAAGCTTATTGTTTCTTCACTTAACAAGTACGTAAATGTATAAATGAGTTTCATATATCATAAAGCCAAACCTGaacgaacaaaaaccgaaaaagcAAACTGTTGAAAAACCAAATCGATTAgtttcaaaaattgaaaaaccgaATTAGTCGATTTGAGTTTCGGTTTTAGGCCAAAGCCGACCGAAACCAACACAAGCCCTGCCCTAATCTCGGCATGCTTTGCAAACAAATACAAGTAAAtgaatatacttatatatgtagTATTAGTGTATTACCAACTAATCATGGATCGAGTGGTACACGTCATCATGTGAATTCATAGGTCCATAGCTAAAGGTTGCAAGCCACATAATCACATGTTTAAGTATTGTCAAATACATGTGGAGAAATTATATTTTTCGATCTATGTGTGATAATGACGAGTCAGCGGACATGAGTTCTATAAGGTGTGCGCTTTGGGTACCAAGACGGTACGTGAAACCAAAAGGCTCCCActcattttatcattttttttttaatatttagtactatctatatctatatttatattaatagtaTTCCATAATTACTTctattctcttttattttttcaatcaaattttaaaagtctaactatttttaatattcttatatatactatactatataAAGCATCGCCCCTCCTCCTTTTTCATTATAC
The Erigeron canadensis isolate Cc75 chromosome 2, C_canadensis_v1, whole genome shotgun sequence DNA segment above includes these coding regions:
- the LOC122588013 gene encoding uncharacterized protein LOC122588013 translates to MELGYVLVIRRTNKNSVKVVNKITLICHHGGPRDKRLVGPPKRSNKIDCPFTLEGRPGRDGGWRVTVKDLRHNHDPTADLHGNAYARQMTEEEKEYVGNQSDHGLYLRQILVNLKHEFPGNLTQRGDITNFLKSKRRSCQAGRTPMQVMFSLLQDKNYFYQFTTNSKNGQLENLFFMHPTSMTLWRAFP